A single genomic interval of Streptomyces showdoensis harbors:
- a CDS encoding helix-turn-helix domain-containing protein: protein MSRRDLWDDARLRAAAAQRDWAAVLRRYRHLTGLSQSKVGELIAMTQGYVSNIEREQHTITSAEVIQRIVTGLGMPPELGGVGLSGPTLWGPDPELRERVAHAQARGRVDLGTAERLSRVLAEHRRAEDEMDGPVLWAVVRSQLDAVTRLIPESSGPTADTLHVLAAEHAHWLSWVAWQEEQRGPALAWIDAAHGWAVDGGHHDMAAWAVRVRGWYTLRAGDPLRALRTAEAARTMPGLSPAAEAIAAHTASMAAAAVGERDRAMRLRDRALALALSVPDEGDRPAWLYYLTPDRARLHAADTAAACHRWADAAAELRLVLPRLEGYPRDYAHYAARLAEAERRS from the coding sequence ATGAGTCGTCGGGACCTCTGGGATGACGCGCGCTTACGCGCCGCCGCGGCGCAGCGAGACTGGGCCGCCGTACTACGCCGCTACCGGCACCTCACGGGCCTGTCCCAGTCGAAGGTGGGCGAGCTCATCGCCATGACTCAGGGGTACGTGTCCAACATCGAGCGCGAGCAGCACACGATCACCAGCGCCGAAGTGATCCAGCGCATCGTGACCGGCCTCGGGATGCCGCCGGAACTCGGCGGTGTCGGACTATCGGGACCCACCCTTTGGGGGCCCGACCCCGAACTACGGGAACGCGTCGCTCACGCCCAGGCCCGCGGGCGCGTGGATCTCGGCACGGCCGAGCGCCTGAGCCGAGTCCTTGCTGAACACCGCCGCGCCGAGGACGAGATGGACGGCCCTGTCCTTTGGGCCGTCGTCCGGTCCCAACTCGACGCCGTAACCAGGCTCATCCCCGAATCGTCCGGCCCCACGGCCGACACCCTCCACGTCCTCGCCGCCGAGCATGCGCACTGGCTCTCCTGGGTCGCCTGGCAGGAAGAGCAGCGCGGGCCGGCGCTCGCCTGGATCGACGCGGCGCACGGCTGGGCGGTCGACGGGGGGCATCACGACATGGCGGCCTGGGCGGTCAGGGTGCGCGGCTGGTACACCCTCAGGGCCGGCGACCCTCTCCGTGCCCTGCGTACTGCGGAGGCCGCGCGCACAATGCCCGGCCTGTCGCCCGCGGCCGAGGCGATCGCGGCCCACACCGCGAGCATGGCCGCGGCGGCCGTCGGGGAACGGGACCGCGCGATGAGGCTCCGCGACCGGGCGCTCGCCCTCGCGCTGAGCGTCCCCGACGAGGGAGACCGGCCCGCGTGGCTGTACTACCTCACCCCCGACCGGGCCCGCCTCCACGCAGCTGATACCGCCGCAGCCTGCCACCGGTGGGCGGACGCAGCAGCCGAGCTGCGGCTCGTCTTGCCACGGCTGGAGGGCTACCCCCGCGACTACGCCCACTACGCTGCCCGGCTCGCTGAGGCCGAGCGGCGGTCCTAG
- a CDS encoding helix-turn-helix domain-containing protein, with protein sequence MPRSTGSPPWVVDNRRRVGEQIRAARLRAQLTQEAVANRCEMERPNYVRIERGQASATLDTLFLIANALGVPLADLVR encoded by the coding sequence GTGCCACGCTCCACCGGATCGCCCCCCTGGGTCGTCGACAACAGACGCCGAGTCGGTGAGCAGATCCGTGCGGCCCGGTTACGCGCCCAACTCACCCAAGAAGCCGTGGCGAACAGGTGCGAGATGGAGCGTCCGAACTACGTCCGCATCGAACGCGGCCAGGCCAGCGCAACCCTCGACACCCTGTTCTTGATCGCCAACGCGCTCGGCGTACCTCTTGCCGATCTTGTGAGGTAG
- a CDS encoding FlgD immunoglobulin-like domain containing protein: MRRSALVRHSVAAVAAATVFAGLGPLVPTATAAEGDTVVFPAATAAQSREVIPLSAGPGGYLRYEQGLGHFWSTWAGVETVVHNDREGPETGGTYGAGSDVVAAYQSNGPLTPADIRLWDVTAGKNAYLRLPSFDHTYVGTYGSTVVTFTRSGDDAPREWHLLRLVGGSVQDTPVTGWPEGATHPEKAVAGDANGILISYQVDGVSRPAWIDLASARVRTVPLDANARVGSAIHTPTEVVVWTKDGTVRFFPKGQPGGEGPLVQGSTLDLPYTNDGDVLLGAVDLDLVVARATHRSATAPYSIVTASRLGGRPGEILPYARKDALATPDGGLLVVGGMGPDELGLYRHSPEGPSTTTQRIREVRPLTSKVRRMVFSHGRLDSLERMPDEKNSFRARTVSVGGPLEAGQTQERGDLGLAVDACTDAQWCDVPRATGDGRLVVNDPSSAGLPVVVEPGAAAGHPISAGFTAFDVFDVSGRYALGAGRDANGFRTTVIDLDTGKPTVTFAAGYELRQAELYGDTLWVPGEGATAGKVIGYDVRTGAVKRTVDPGVGCRVENVRVTAHWLGWDCATGAAGIFDLDTDTNRPFGEGYSVLGDGYTVRNTGDGLQVTDFRGTEPTPKGTYRPSHFNDESGEYAVDTATGRLAYQSTAAGDVSVVDLGVPASPLARIDADVPATADGADGAGTWKPRWWLSKPAASWRLTLTHKATGAVARTLTGGEARGVLAAAWDGKDGAGRPVANGSYTWKLTAEAADGAGADLEQSGDVLLSGASAAEYGTFAPLTPTRLMDTRAGLGVPKAKLGPGRTVSLDVAGAGGVPAKGVTAVVLNVTATNASSGSYVSVYPSGTQRTSASNLNFTAGRTVPNLVVVPVVDGKVDFYNHAGSVDLLADVAGYYTSAGTGTTYRPVTPARLMDTRSGLGAPKAKVGPAGTVSLAVPEPGATAVVLNVTATGATAGSFVSVYPYGTQRTAASNLNFTAGQTVPNLVVVPVKDGKVTFYNRAGSVDLLADVAGYFKPGASGAEYKPVTPARLMDTRTGAPLGAGGTVSLPIDRPGATAVVLNVTATGATAGSFVSVYPYGTQRTAASNLNFTAGQTVPNLVVVPVKDGKVTFYNRAGSVHLLADIAGYYVG, translated from the coding sequence GTGCGCCGCAGCGCCCTCGTACGCCATTCCGTCGCCGCCGTGGCGGCGGCGACCGTGTTCGCCGGTCTCGGCCCGCTCGTACCGACGGCGACGGCCGCGGAGGGCGACACGGTCGTCTTTCCCGCCGCGACCGCCGCCCAGTCCCGCGAGGTGATCCCGCTCTCGGCGGGCCCGGGCGGCTACCTCCGCTACGAGCAGGGGCTGGGCCACTTCTGGTCCACCTGGGCGGGCGTCGAGACGGTCGTCCACAACGACCGCGAGGGCCCGGAGACCGGCGGCACCTACGGCGCGGGCTCCGACGTCGTCGCCGCGTACCAGTCGAACGGGCCGCTGACCCCTGCGGACATCCGGCTGTGGGACGTGACCGCCGGGAAGAACGCCTACCTCCGGCTGCCCTCGTTCGACCACACCTACGTGGGCACCTACGGCTCCACCGTCGTCACCTTCACCCGGAGCGGCGACGACGCCCCGCGGGAGTGGCACCTGCTCCGCCTGGTCGGCGGCTCCGTCCAGGACACCCCGGTCACCGGCTGGCCGGAGGGCGCGACGCACCCCGAGAAGGCCGTGGCGGGCGACGCGAACGGCATCCTGATCAGCTATCAGGTGGACGGCGTCTCCCGTCCGGCCTGGATCGACCTCGCCTCGGCGCGGGTCAGGACGGTCCCGCTGGACGCGAACGCCCGGGTCGGCTCGGCGATCCACACCCCGACCGAGGTCGTGGTGTGGACGAAGGACGGCACGGTGCGGTTCTTCCCCAAGGGGCAGCCGGGCGGGGAGGGACCGCTCGTCCAGGGCTCCACCCTGGACCTGCCCTACACGAACGACGGCGACGTCCTGCTGGGGGCCGTCGATCTGGACCTGGTCGTCGCCAGGGCCACGCACCGGTCCGCGACCGCCCCGTACAGCATCGTCACCGCGTCCCGGCTGGGCGGCCGCCCCGGCGAGATCCTCCCGTACGCCCGGAAGGACGCGCTGGCCACGCCGGACGGCGGGCTGCTCGTGGTCGGCGGCATGGGGCCCGACGAGCTGGGCCTCTACCGGCACAGCCCGGAGGGGCCCTCCACGACCACGCAGCGGATCCGTGAGGTGAGGCCCCTCACCTCGAAGGTGCGCAGGATGGTCTTCAGCCACGGCCGGCTCGACTCGCTGGAGCGCATGCCGGACGAGAAGAACAGCTTCCGCGCGCGCACGGTGTCCGTCGGCGGGCCCCTCGAAGCGGGACAGACGCAGGAGCGGGGAGACCTCGGTCTGGCCGTGGACGCGTGCACGGACGCGCAGTGGTGCGACGTGCCGCGCGCCACCGGCGACGGACGGCTGGTGGTCAACGACCCCTCGTCGGCCGGGCTGCCCGTCGTCGTGGAGCCCGGGGCCGCCGCGGGGCATCCGATCAGCGCCGGGTTCACCGCGTTCGACGTGTTCGACGTGTCGGGCCGCTACGCGCTCGGTGCCGGGCGCGACGCGAACGGCTTCCGGACGACCGTGATCGACCTCGACACGGGGAAGCCGACCGTCACGTTCGCGGCCGGCTACGAGCTCAGGCAGGCCGAGCTCTACGGTGACACCCTCTGGGTGCCGGGCGAGGGGGCGACGGCCGGCAAGGTGATCGGCTACGACGTGCGGACGGGCGCCGTGAAGCGGACGGTCGACCCGGGCGTCGGCTGCCGCGTGGAGAACGTCCGGGTGACGGCGCACTGGCTCGGCTGGGACTGCGCGACCGGAGCGGCGGGGATCTTCGACCTCGACACGGACACGAACCGCCCCTTCGGCGAGGGCTACTCCGTCCTCGGCGACGGCTACACCGTCCGGAACACCGGGGACGGCCTCCAGGTCACGGACTTCCGCGGCACCGAGCCCACGCCGAAGGGAACGTACCGGCCCAGCCACTTCAACGACGAGTCCGGCGAGTACGCCGTCGACACCGCAACCGGGCGCCTGGCCTACCAGTCGACGGCGGCCGGTGACGTGAGCGTCGTCGACCTCGGCGTCCCCGCCTCCCCGCTCGCCCGCATCGACGCCGACGTGCCCGCCACGGCCGACGGCGCCGACGGGGCGGGCACCTGGAAGCCGCGCTGGTGGCTGTCCAAGCCGGCCGCGTCCTGGCGGCTGACCCTGACCCACAAGGCGACCGGGGCCGTGGCCCGCACCCTGACGGGCGGCGAGGCGCGGGGCGTGCTCGCGGCCGCCTGGGACGGGAAGGACGGCGCGGGCCGGCCCGTCGCGAACGGCTCGTACACCTGGAAGCTGACGGCCGAGGCGGCGGACGGCGCCGGGGCCGACCTCGAGCAGTCCGGCGACGTGCTGCTGAGCGGGGCGTCGGCGGCGGAGTACGGCACGTTCGCGCCGCTCACGCCCACGCGGCTGATGGACACCCGGGCCGGCCTCGGTGTGCCGAAGGCCAAGCTGGGCCCGGGCCGGACCGTCTCGCTGGACGTGGCGGGCGCGGGCGGCGTCCCGGCGAAGGGCGTGACGGCCGTCGTCCTGAACGTGACGGCGACGAACGCGAGCTCCGGGAGCTACGTGTCGGTGTACCCGTCGGGCACGCAGCGGACGAGCGCCTCGAACCTGAACTTCACGGCGGGCCGGACGGTGCCGAACCTGGTGGTCGTCCCGGTCGTGGACGGCAAGGTCGACTTCTACAACCACGCCGGTTCGGTCGACCTGCTGGCCGATGTCGCCGGCTACTACACGAGTGCGGGCACCGGGACCACGTACCGGCCGGTGACCCCGGCCCGTCTGATGGACACCCGCAGCGGCCTGGGCGCGCCCAAGGCCAAGGTCGGCCCGGCCGGCACGGTGAGCCTCGCCGTCCCGGAGCCGGGTGCGACGGCGGTCGTCCTGAACGTGACGGCGACGGGGGCGACGGCGGGGAGTTTCGTGTCGGTGTACCCGTACGGGACGCAGCGCACGGCGGCGTCGAACCTGAACTTCACGGCGGGTCAGACGGTGCCGAACCTGGTGGTCGTGCCGGTGAAGGACGGCAAGGTCACGTTCTACAACCGGGCCGGTTCGGTCGACCTGCTCGCCGACGTGGCGGGCTACTTCAAGCCGGGTGCCTCGGGCGCCGAGTACAAGCCGGTCACCCCGGCCCGTCTGATGGACACCCGCACGGGCGCCCCGCTCGGCGCCGGCGGCACGGTGAGCCTGCCGATCGACCGTCCCGGCGCGACGGCGGTCGTCCTCAATGTGACGGCGACGGGGGCGACGGCGGGGAGTTTCGTGTCGGTGTACCCGTACGGGACGCAGCGCACGGCGGCGTCGAACCTGAACTTCACGGCGGGTCAGACGGTGCCGAACCTGGTGGTCGTGCCGGTGAAGGACGGCAAGGTCACGTTCTACAACCGGGCCGGTTCGGTCCACCTGCTGGCGGACATCGCGGGCTACTACGTCGGCTGA
- a CDS encoding DEAD/DEAH box helicase — protein MSIFSSDHAVLPENENDETVTEAVAAADAVDTVEAAETEAVDTAAVEADETPADETPEITFGDLGLPEGVVRKLAQNGVTTPFPIQAATIPDALAGKDILGRGRTGSGKTLSFGLPLLATLAEGRTEKKKPRGVILTPTRELAMQVADALQPYGDVLGLKMKVVCGGTSMGNQIYALERGVDILVATPGRLRDIINRGACSLEQVQVAVLDEADQMADLGFLPEVTELLDQVPVGGQRLLFSATLENEIDTLVKRYLVNPVTHEVDPSAGAVTTMTHHVLVVKPKDKAPVTAAIAARKGRTIIFVRTQLGADRIAEQLRDSGVKADALHGGMTQGARTRTLADFKDGYVNALVATDVAARGIHVDGIDLVLNVDPAGDHKDYLHRSGRTARAGRSGVVVSLALPHQRRQIFRLMEDAGVDASRHIVGGAGAFDPEVAEITGARSLTEVQADSANNSAKQAEREVADLTKQLERLQRRAVELREEADRLVARAARERGEDPEAAVAEVTEAAEAEVAEAIAAVAAEPVREERRDFDRRDDRGGYERRDNDRGGFRRDNDRGGDRGGFRRDNDRPSGGFRRDNDRPSFNRDRDNDRGGFRRDNDRPSGGFRRDNDRPSFNRDRDNDRGGFRRDNDRPSGGFRRDNDRPSFNRDRDNDRGGFRRDNDRGGDRGGFRRDNDRPSGGFRRDNDRPSFNRDRDNDRGGDRGGFRRDDRPSGGHRGSDRPFNRDRRDDRPSSGFRRDDHRPSGGGFRRDDHRPSGGGFRRDEKPRWKRNG, from the coding sequence ATGTCCATTTTCAGTTCTGATCACGCCGTCCTGCCCGAGAACGAGAACGACGAGACCGTCACCGAGGCCGTAGCGGCCGCGGACGCCGTCGACACCGTCGAGGCCGCCGAGACCGAGGCCGTCGACACGGCCGCCGTCGAGGCCGACGAGACCCCCGCCGACGAGACCCCCGAGATCACCTTCGGTGACCTGGGTCTCCCCGAGGGCGTCGTGCGCAAGCTCGCCCAGAACGGCGTGACCACCCCCTTCCCGATCCAGGCCGCGACCATCCCGGACGCCCTGGCCGGCAAGGACATCCTCGGCCGCGGCCGCACCGGCTCCGGCAAGACCCTCTCCTTCGGTCTGCCCCTGCTCGCCACCCTGGCGGAGGGCCGCACCGAGAAGAAGAAGCCCCGCGGCGTCATCCTCACCCCGACCCGTGAGCTCGCGATGCAGGTCGCGGACGCCCTCCAGCCGTACGGCGACGTGCTCGGCCTCAAGATGAAGGTCGTCTGCGGCGGTACGTCCATGGGCAACCAGATCTACGCGCTCGAGCGCGGCGTCGACATCCTCGTCGCCACCCCGGGCCGACTGCGCGACATCATCAACCGCGGCGCCTGCTCCCTGGAGCAGGTCCAGGTCGCCGTCCTCGACGAGGCCGACCAGATGGCCGACCTGGGCTTCCTGCCCGAGGTCACCGAGCTGCTCGACCAGGTTCCGGTCGGCGGCCAGCGTCTGCTCTTCTCCGCCACGCTGGAGAACGAGATCGACACCCTGGTCAAGCGCTACCTGGTGAACCCGGTCACGCACGAGGTCGACCCGTCCGCCGGCGCCGTCACGACGATGACCCACCACGTCCTGGTCGTGAAGCCGAAGGACAAGGCCCCGGTCACCGCCGCGATCGCCGCCCGCAAGGGCCGCACGATCATCTTCGTCCGCACCCAGCTGGGCGCCGACCGCATCGCCGAGCAGCTCCGCGACTCCGGCGTGAAGGCCGACGCGCTGCACGGCGGCATGACCCAGGGCGCCCGTACCCGCACCCTGGCCGACTTCAAGGACGGCTACGTCAACGCGCTCGTCGCGACCGACGTCGCCGCCCGCGGCATCCACGTCGACGGCATCGACCTGGTCCTCAACGTGGACCCGGCCGGCGACCACAAGGACTACCTGCACCGCTCGGGCCGTACCGCCCGTGCCGGCCGCTCCGGTGTCGTGGTCTCCCTGGCCCTGCCGCACCAGCGCCGCCAGATCTTCCGCCTGATGGAGGACGCGGGCGTCGACGCCTCGCGCCACATCGTCGGCGGGGCGGGCGCGTTCGACCCCGAGGTCGCCGAGATCACCGGCGCCCGTTCGCTCACCGAGGTCCAGGCCGACTCCGCGAACAACTCGGCCAAGCAGGCCGAGCGCGAGGTCGCCGACCTGACCAAGCAGCTGGAGCGCCTGCAGCGCCGTGCCGTCGAGCTCCGCGAGGAGGCCGACCGCCTGGTGGCCCGCGCCGCCCGTGAGCGCGGCGAGGACCCGGAGGCCGCGGTCGCCGAGGTGACCGAGGCCGCCGAGGCCGAGGTCGCGGAGGCCATCGCCGCCGTGGCGGCCGAGCCGGTCCGCGAGGAGCGCCGCGACTTCGACCGCCGTGACGACCGCGGTGGCTACGAGCGCCGTGACAACGACCGTGGCGGCTTCCGTCGCGACAACGACCGCGGTGGCGACCGTGGCGGCTTCCGCCGTGACAACGACCGTCCGTCCGGTGGTTTCCGTCGGGACAACGACCGTCCGTCGTTCAACCGCGACCGTGACAACGACCGCGGTGGCTTCCGTCGCGACAACGACCGTCCGTCCGGTGGTTTCCGTCGGGACAACGACCGTCCGTCGTTCAACCGCGACCGTGACAACGACCGTGGCGGCTTCCGTCGCGACAACGACCGTCCGTCCGGTGGTTTCCGTCGGGACAACGACCGTCCGTCGTTCAACCGCGACCGTGACAACGACCGCGGTGGCTTCCGTCGCGACAACGACCGCGGTGGCGACCGTGGCGGCTTCCGCCGTGACAACGACCGTCCGTCCGGTGGTTTCCGTCGGGACAACGACCGTCCGTCGTTCAACCGCGACCGTGACAACGACCGCGGCGGCGACCGCGGTGGCTTCCGTCGCGACGACCGCCCCTCCGGCGGCCACCGCGGCAGCGACCGTCCGTTCAACCGCGACCGTCGTGACGACCGCCCGTCGAGCGGCTTCCGCCGCGACGACCACCGCCCCTCGGGCGGCGGCTTCCGCCGTGACGACCACCGCCCGTCCGGCGGCGGCTTCCGCCGCGACGAGAAGCCGCGCTGGAAGCGCAACGGCTGA
- a CDS encoding metallopeptidase family protein, whose translation MLEMTREEFEELVAEALDRIPPELTRLMDNVAVFVEDEPSPDDPELLGLYEGTPLTDRGEWYAGVLPDRITIYRGPTLRMCESREDVVAETEITVVHEIAHHFGIDDERLHALGYG comes from the coding sequence GTGCTGGAGATGACGCGCGAGGAGTTCGAGGAGCTCGTCGCCGAAGCCCTGGACCGGATCCCGCCGGAACTGACGCGGCTGATGGACAACGTCGCCGTGTTCGTGGAGGACGAGCCCTCGCCCGACGACCCGGAACTCCTCGGGCTCTACGAGGGAACTCCGCTGACCGACCGGGGCGAGTGGTACGCCGGCGTGCTCCCGGACCGGATCACCATCTACCGCGGGCCGACCCTGCGGATGTGCGAGTCGCGCGAGGACGTGGTGGCGGAGACCGAGATCACCGTGGTCCACGAGATCGCCCACCACTTCGGCATCGACGACGAGCGGCTGCACGCGCTGGGCTACGGCTGA
- a CDS encoding cytochrome c biogenesis CcdA family protein — MTSGIGYFAAFLGGLLALLSPCSALLLPAFFAYSVDGRARLVARTGVFYAGLATTLVPLGAAGSFAGRLFYGHRDLLVAVGGWLIVVLGVLQILGLGFASRRMSEASGRIRPTTAFSVYALGLVYGLAGFCAGPILGSVLTVAALSGSPVYGGLLLAVYALGMAVPLFVLALLWDRYDLGRRRWLRGRPIRLGRLELHSTSLLSGLFFIALGTLFLVFDGTTALPGLLSVDDSFAVEERVGALGRTVPDWALLLAVPAVVAAGFAVRALRARRREEA; from the coding sequence GTGACCTCCGGGATCGGCTACTTCGCCGCCTTCCTCGGCGGGCTGCTGGCCCTGCTCAGCCCGTGCAGCGCCCTGCTGCTCCCGGCCTTCTTCGCCTACTCCGTCGACGGCCGGGCCCGGCTGGTGGCCCGCACCGGCGTCTTCTACGCGGGCCTGGCCACCACCCTGGTCCCGCTGGGCGCGGCCGGCTCCTTCGCCGGGCGGCTGTTCTACGGCCACCGCGACCTGCTGGTGGCCGTCGGCGGCTGGCTGATCGTCGTGCTCGGGGTGCTGCAGATCCTCGGCCTGGGCTTCGCGTCCCGCCGGATGAGCGAGGCGAGCGGCCGGATCCGGCCGACCACCGCGTTCTCCGTGTACGCCCTGGGCCTGGTCTACGGCCTCGCCGGATTCTGCGCGGGCCCGATCCTGGGCAGCGTCCTGACCGTGGCCGCGCTCAGCGGCAGCCCGGTCTACGGCGGCCTGCTCCTCGCCGTGTACGCGCTCGGCATGGCCGTCCCGCTCTTCGTGCTGGCCCTGCTCTGGGACCGCTACGACCTGGGGCGGCGGCGCTGGCTGCGGGGCCGGCCGATCCGGCTGGGCCGCCTGGAGCTGCACTCGACCTCGCTGCTCTCGGGGCTGTTCTTCATCGCCCTCGGCACGCTCTTCCTGGTCTTCGACGGGACCACCGCGCTGCCGGGGCTGCTGTCCGTGGACGACTCCTTCGCCGTGGAGGAGCGGGTGGGCGCCCTGGGCCGCACGGTCCCGGACTGGGCGCTGCTCCTCGCGGTGCCGGCCGTGGTGGCGGCCGGGTTCGCGGTGCGGGCCCTGCGGGCGCGGCGGCGCGAGGAGGCGTAG
- a CDS encoding DsbA family protein has product MPKPTSTPTSKSASKPTSKATSRSKPVLIVSGVVLAATLLGVASYATTRPSGSPSGAGSSAAEVSADPSAGVYPELEAYARRDAADKLALGRADAPVVLIEYADFKCGYCGKFARDTEPELIKRYVDAGTLRIEWRNFPIFGEESEAAARASWAAGQQGRFWEFHKAAYAEGAKEKGFGTERLAALAKEAGVPDLARFTRDTDGAAARAAVRKDQEQGYSLGATSTPSFLVNGRPIAGAQPMEAFTGAIDAAAKAAAAKKPGAAQQPGSGR; this is encoded by the coding sequence ATGCCCAAGCCCACGTCCACGCCCACGTCGAAGTCGGCGTCCAAGCCCACGTCCAAGGCGACGTCCAGGTCCAAGCCCGTCCTGATCGTCAGCGGGGTGGTCCTTGCCGCCACGCTGCTCGGCGTCGCCTCCTACGCGACCACCAGGCCCTCCGGCTCGCCCTCCGGTGCCGGTTCCTCCGCGGCCGAGGTCTCCGCCGACCCGTCCGCCGGCGTCTACCCCGAGCTGGAGGCCTACGCCCGCCGGGACGCCGCCGACAAGCTGGCCCTCGGCCGGGCCGACGCCCCGGTCGTCCTGATCGAGTACGCCGACTTCAAGTGCGGCTACTGCGGCAAGTTCGCGCGGGACACCGAGCCCGAGCTGATCAAGCGGTACGTCGACGCCGGCACCCTGCGCATCGAGTGGCGGAACTTCCCGATCTTCGGCGAGGAGTCGGAGGCGGCCGCCCGCGCCTCCTGGGCGGCCGGACAGCAGGGCCGGTTCTGGGAGTTCCACAAGGCCGCGTACGCGGAGGGCGCCAAGGAGAAGGGCTTCGGCACGGAGCGCCTGGCCGCCCTCGCGAAGGAGGCGGGCGTCCCGGACCTCGCCCGCTTCACCCGCGACACGGACGGGGCGGCGGCCCGGGCGGCGGTGCGCAAGGACCAGGAGCAGGGCTACTCGCTGGGCGCCACCTCCACCCCCTCCTTCCTCGTGAACGGACGCCCGATCGCGGGTGCCCAGCCGATGGAGGCCTTCACCGGGGCGATCGACGCGGCGGCGAAGGCGGCCGCCGCGAAGAAGCCGGGGGCCGCCCAGCAGCCGGGGTCCGGCCGGTGA